In Pseudomonas coleopterorum, the genomic window TCTTCTGTACCGCCCCTGGGCGCTGGCGATGCTCGCCGCACTGGCCAGCGCGCTGTTGCTGTTCGCGGCCAGTTTCGCGTTGATCATGCATCAGCTTCAGCTCAGCGAAAGGCAGCAGATGAATGCCAGCGGCGAACGGTTCCTGGTGCGCCTGGAGCAGGTGTTCGGTCAATTGCGCGAGGGTGTCGATGCGTTGCAGGCGCAACCTGTCCGCCATTGCGGCCCGCAGATGATGGACGCCCTGGAGAAGATCGGCTTCGATAACCGCTTCGTTTTCGAGGCCGCGTTCATCGACGGCGCCCAGCGCTGCTCCAATCGCCGTGGCAAGGACGTCGCCAGCCTGAGTCGCCCCCCGGACATCCAGGGTTCCACCTACAGTTATTGGCTCAACACCACTACCCAACGCAATGACAACTGGGCCGCCCTGATGCTTGGACGCGGACCGTTCCGGGTCTCGACCTCCCGAGGGCACTTGAGCGATGTGGTCGATCTGCCCGCCGGTGGCAGCCTGCTGGTGGTTCTGGATCAGGGCCGCCGGGCGATTCCCGTGCTCGGCTCCGAGCAGCCCTGGCCGCCGGCCTCGGGCTGGCGGGCCGACGCGGTCGATGCCCTGCAGGTAACGTCGGACCGGCTGATCTACCGCATGTCCACCAAGTCCCCAGACTTTCAGTTGGTGCTGATCGCGCCGCGCAGCAAGGAACTGCCCATATTCAATACCCTGCTGTGGCTGCTGTTTCCGGTCAGCCTGGTGGTGGCCCTGTGCATTGGCTGGCTGGTCTTGCAGCTGATCACTCAGCGCCGCTCGATGGGTGGCGAGTTGCACGGTGCGTTGCGTCGCGGTGAACTGCAGGTGCTCTACCAGCCGATCTTCGATCTGAGCAATCGGCGCTGTGTCGGTGCCGAGGCCTTGGTGCGCTGGCGCCGACCCGACGGTACCCTCACCAGCCCGGAGCTGTTTATTCCACTGGCCGAGCACAGCGGGCAGATCCGGCAGATCACCGACTTCGTCCTGCAGCAGTCGCTGGAGCAGCTCAGCCACCTGTTGCGAGCCAATCCGCATCTGTACATCTCGGTGAACCTGGCCGCATGCGACGTCACCGTGCCGCGTATCGGTGAGGTGGTGGCCCAACTGCTGGCGATCTATCGCGTGGCACCCGAGCAGATCGCCTTCGAGGTGACCGAACGTTCCCTGATCGACGTCGACGTGGCGCGCGAAAACCTTCAGGCTCTTCGCGATGTCGGTCATACGGTATTGATCGATGATTTCGGTACCGGTTACTGCAGCCTCGCCTACCTGCAAAGCCTGCCCGTGGACTGCCTGAAAATCGACAAGGCGTTCATCGACGCCCTGGGCGATGACGCTGAAAGCAGTGGTGTGGCACCCCATATCATTCGCATGGCCCATGCCCTGGATCTGCGCGTGATTGCCGAAGGCATCGAGCACGAGGCTCAGGCGTTATTGCTTGAAAGCGAAGGCGTCGACTACGGTCAGGGTTGGTTGTTTGCACAGGCGTTGAATGCGCGCCAGTTCAAGGAACTGATCACCAAGGGCCGGCGCCGCGCTGGCCGGCGTGCGGGCGACGAAGCCTGAGCGCGGACAGCGCTCGCGACGTCCGCCTAGATCGACAGGGTCATGTAGAACTGGGTACCTTGCCCAGGCCGTGAATAGACGCCCATGCGGCCACCGTGCAGTTGCACGATTTCCTTGCACAGCGCCAGGCCCAGACCGGCTCCGCCCTTCTTGCGGCCCACCTGCACGAAAGGCTCGAAGATCCGCCCCTGCTGGCCGTAGGCGATGCCCTCGCCGTTGTCTTCGACGCTGATGATCACCCGCTCGGCGTGGCGACGTGCCTGCAGGCGGATGTGACCGTTTTCCGCGGTATGTCGCAAGGCATTTTCCAGCAGGTTGTCCAGCACCCGATCCAGCTGCCCTGCATCCACGTGCAGGCGCGGCAGCTCTTCGGCCAGCTCGACGGTCAGCGTAATACCCAGCTCATGGGCACGGCTGGCGAAACGCTCGTAGGCGCGTTGCAGCAGGTCATCCAGCGCACACGGGGCCAATACCAGCTTCTGCAGACCGTTCTGGTAGCGAGAGAAGTTGAGCAGGTCATTGATCAACTGCATCAAGCGCTGCATCTCTTCGTTCACCGTCATGAGCAGATCCGCCTCGCGGCTCTGCTCGGGAAAGTGCACGCGCTCCTGCAACAGCCCGAAGGCCATGTGCATGCCAGTCACCGGCGTACGCAGTTCGTGGGAAGCACGCAGCACGAACTCGCTGCGCACCCGCGCGAAGGCGCGCTGCTCGGTCACATCGTGCAGCACCATGACCGCGCCCAGGATATTACCCTGGGTGTGGGTCACGGGCGTCAGGCTGTACGACAGCAGTCGCGCCTCTCCGTCGACATCGAAACTCAGGTCGTCCAGCGCACGCTCCATGCTGCCGCCGCGCAGGATCAAGTTCAGTTGCTCGTCCAGATCCGGTCTGCCCAGCGCCTCACCCAGACCCTGGCCCAGACGATGGTCTTCCCAGCCCAGCTGACGCTGCGCCACAGGGTTCAAATGCTCCAGCTGGCCTTGCCGATCGATCATCAGCAAGCCGTCGTCGATACTGTCCAGAACCGCCTGCAACCGTTGCTGACCGGCGCGAAGCTCATCGACGTTGGTCGCCTGGTGCTGACGCAGCGCGTGGGCCATGGTGCCGAAGCGGCTGGCCAGCCGATTGAGTTCGGCCGCCGGTGACACCGGCAGTTGCACATCGAAGTTGCCCTGACTGATATCGTCTGCAGCCTTGGCCAAGGCTTCGATGGGTTCACCGAAACGGCGCGCGATACCGTGCGCGGTGAAGTAGCCGACGATGAGCACCGCCAGCCCCACCAGGCCGAGCAGGCCCGACACCCACATCGCTCGCTGGTGAGACTCGTGCTCCAGCGCCGCAATACTCTGCAAGGTGCCCTTGTAGGAGTCGATCAAACCGGTGCGCAAGGTATTGAACGCCTGGCTCAAGGGCGGGTTCTGGCTCAATGGCAAGTGTTGGGTGGCCGTGGCGCGGTATTGCGCGACGAAGGTCTGGAAGTTTTCGGCGGACTGCAGAAAGCCATAGTGGGCACTGTGGCTTTGTTCGTGCGCAATGCCTTCATCGAGCAGGGCCTGAAACTGCTGCTGTGCCTGAGCGATGCCCGCTGCATCCGGGTTCGCTTCCAGCATCATGACCAGTTGATCGCCCAGGTTCTGGCGCATCTTGAGCCCCAGGTCCAGGGTGGTGAAATGGCTGCGCAGCATGCTCTCCTGCGAAGCGGCCATCTGCATCACGCTGACCAGACCCAGCACCAACCCCAGCAACGCGACGGTAATCAGCGCCGAAATGCTGAGAAACAGCCGGGTGTGCAGCTTCATGGCCAGTTTCATAGGTTGTACTGTTTACGTTTGCGGTAAAGCGTCGAGGCGTCGATGCCCAGGGTCTTGGCGGCCTGATCCAGGGTATCGCTGGTGGCCAGCACCGCACCGATGTGCGCTTTCTCCAATTCGTCCAGACTCAGCGCGGCACCGATGCGCGGCGCATTGTTGGCAGGCTGCTCGGCCATGCCCAGATGGCTGACTTCGACGCGCTCCTGGGGGCAGATGATGCTGGCCCGTTCGATCACGTTACGCAGCTCACGAATGTTGCCCGGCCAGCGGTAATTGAGCAGAGCGGCGCGAGCCTCTTCGCTGAAGCCACGGGCAGGCCGCGCGTATTCCTTGACGAAGCGCGCCAGAAAACGATCGGCCAGGGTGAGAATGTCCTCGCTGCGTTCGCGCAGTGGTGGCAGGTGCAAGGTAATCACGTTCAGGCGATACAGCAGATCTTCGCGAAAACGTCCCTCGCGAACCATGTCTTCGAGGTTGAGGTTGGTCGCCGCCAGAATGCGCACGTCGGCCCGACGCGTGACCGGGTCACCCACCCTTTCGTATTCCTTGTCCTGGATGAAACGCAGCAACTTGGGTTGCAACGTCAGCGGAAAGTCGCCGATCTCATCGAGGAACAGCGTGCCGCCGTCGGCTTGGTTGACGCGGCCCAGGGTGCTTTCACTGGCGCCGGTGAATGCGCCGCGGCTGTGGCCGAACAGTTCGCTCTCCATCAGCTCGGCGGTCAGGGACGGACAGTTGATGGTCACGCAGCTTTTCTTGGCGCGTTTGCTCCAGCCATGGATGGCCCGTGCCAGTTCGCCCTTGCCGGTCCCCGACTCGCCGAGGATCAGAATGTTGGCATCGGTGACCGCTACCTGACGCGCGGTTTCCAGCACGACCATCATCGCCGGGCTGTGCGAGTCCAGGCCGTCCTTGGGCTTGCGCACCTCGCCTTCGAGTGCCTCGAGGCGTGCCGACAGTTGGCGTACCTCAAGCTGCTTGGCGGTCGCAAGACGCA contains:
- a CDS encoding EAL domain-containing protein, whose protein sequence is MAAVFPQLRSLLYRPWALAMLAALASALLLFAASFALIMHQLQLSERQQMNASGERFLVRLEQVFGQLREGVDALQAQPVRHCGPQMMDALEKIGFDNRFVFEAAFIDGAQRCSNRRGKDVASLSRPPDIQGSTYSYWLNTTTQRNDNWAALMLGRGPFRVSTSRGHLSDVVDLPAGGSLLVVLDQGRRAIPVLGSEQPWPPASGWRADAVDALQVTSDRLIYRMSTKSPDFQLVLIAPRSKELPIFNTLLWLLFPVSLVVALCIGWLVLQLITQRRSMGGELHGALRRGELQVLYQPIFDLSNRRCVGAEALVRWRRPDGTLTSPELFIPLAEHSGQIRQITDFVLQQSLEQLSHLLRANPHLYISVNLAACDVTVPRIGEVVAQLLAIYRVAPEQIAFEVTERSLIDVDVARENLQALRDVGHTVLIDDFGTGYCSLAYLQSLPVDCLKIDKAFIDALGDDAESSGVAPHIIRMAHALDLRVIAEGIEHEAQALLLESEGVDYGQGWLFAQALNARQFKELITKGRRRAGRRAGDEA
- a CDS encoding KinB sensor domain-containing domain; this translates as MKLAMKLHTRLFLSISALITVALLGLVLGLVSVMQMAASQESMLRSHFTTLDLGLKMRQNLGDQLVMMLEANPDAAGIAQAQQQFQALLDEGIAHEQSHSAHYGFLQSAENFQTFVAQYRATATQHLPLSQNPPLSQAFNTLRTGLIDSYKGTLQSIAALEHESHQRAMWVSGLLGLVGLAVLIVGYFTAHGIARRFGEPIEALAKAADDISQGNFDVQLPVSPAAELNRLASRFGTMAHALRQHQATNVDELRAGQQRLQAVLDSIDDGLLMIDRQGQLEHLNPVAQRQLGWEDHRLGQGLGEALGRPDLDEQLNLILRGGSMERALDDLSFDVDGEARLLSYSLTPVTHTQGNILGAVMVLHDVTEQRAFARVRSEFVLRASHELRTPVTGMHMAFGLLQERVHFPEQSREADLLMTVNEEMQRLMQLINDLLNFSRYQNGLQKLVLAPCALDDLLQRAYERFASRAHELGITLTVELAEELPRLHVDAGQLDRVLDNLLENALRHTAENGHIRLQARRHAERVIISVEDNGEGIAYGQQGRIFEPFVQVGRKKGGAGLGLALCKEIVQLHGGRMGVYSRPGQGTQFYMTLSI
- the algB gene encoding sigma-54-dependent response regulator transcription factor AlgB, encoding MESGTEHKGRILLVDDESAILRTFRYCLEDEGYSVATANSANQADTLMQRQVFDLCFLDLRLGEDNGLDVLAQMRVQAPWMRVVIVTAHSAVDTAVDAIQAGAADYLVKPCSPDQLRLATAKQLEVRQLSARLEALEGEVRKPKDGLDSHSPAMMVVLETARQVAVTDANILILGESGTGKGELARAIHGWSKRAKKSCVTINCPSLTAELMESELFGHSRGAFTGASESTLGRVNQADGGTLFLDEIGDFPLTLQPKLLRFIQDKEYERVGDPVTRRADVRILAATNLNLEDMVREGRFREDLLYRLNVITLHLPPLRERSEDILTLADRFLARFVKEYARPARGFSEEARAALLNYRWPGNIRELRNVIERASIICPQERVEVSHLGMAEQPANNAPRIGAALSLDELEKAHIGAVLATSDTLDQAAKTLGIDASTLYRKRKQYNL